The Dehalococcoidia bacterium sequence CAGCGGCTTCCTGGCAAAGCAGCCCGCCGCAGCCCTGGCCTGAGCGCTCGGCTCTTCGGTACAAAGCAAAGCGCCCGTCCCTCGGACCGGAGGGGCGAGCGTTCTGCTGCTACTTCAGCGTGGCCCGCGATAGACGTCGCGCCGATCTCCGACAGCGACGACGTAGACGATAAGCACACGATCACGAATCTCATAAACCACGCGATAGCTGCCGACCCGAATCCGGTACTCGCTCTCGCCGCCGGCCATCTTCTTGACACCGACCGGCCGCGAATTCTCCGCAAGCGCGTCGATATGAGGCTGAAGACGCTGCTGAGTCCGACGGGGTAGCGCCGCGAACTGGCGCCGTGCTCTCGCGGAGAACTCGATGATATAGGGCATCTGCAGTCAGAGCCCCAACTCTTCCTTAATCTGCTCCCACGGAATCGTCGGCTGGCCCTTCGCCTCCTCGCGCGCTTCGGCCGCCATCTCGGCCTCGCGGCGGTCCTCGAACTCCTCGATCCAGCGCAGCTCCTCGGCCGGGATGATCGCGACCAGTTGCTCGCCGCAACGCGTCAGCACCACGCGCTCCCAGTCCCGCACGACGCGGTCGATCACGGCGTCGAGCTGGCCGCGCAACTCGTCGATGCTCATCGACTCGGTGCCGAGCTGCCGTTCCTCTTCGCGGTCGGTCTGTTGCTCGTCCATTTGCGGCCCCCTTGTCCGGCCATTGTACGGCTGCGCCGTTCCGTGCTCAGCGGTACACGTCGCGGCGATGGTCGATCTCGATCACGAGCACCAGCAGCACGCGGTCATGAATCTCGTAGACGACGCGATAGTCCCCGACGCGAATTCGGTACGCGCCGCGACGATCCGTCAGCTTGACCACGCCATGAGGACGCGGATCCTCCTTCAATTCATTGAGCCCTCGGAGAATGCGGTCTTGCGTCTGCGGCGGGAGCCGGCGAAAGGTCCGCCTCGCGTGGGGGTCAATCTCGACTCGGTACTTCACTCCCTGGTCCGCGCCGCAGCCTGCTCGGCGGCTCGCTCGGCGGCTAGCTCGGCCTCCAGCTCTTCGAGCGAGATGGGCGGCTCCCGCTGCGGGTCGGCGAGTATGCGGTCGATCAGTTCGAGGTCGCGGCGGTTCTCGAACTCCTCCATCCAACGCAGCTCTTCCACCGGGATGATCGCCACGAGTTCCTTGCCGCGGCGGGTGAGCACGATGTGCTCGCGGCCGTAGGCGACGCGGTTGATCAGGTCGCCGAACTGGTTGCGGGCGTCCGCCGTTGAGACGAGGACGGCGTCCGACGTGGGGATGTTGTCGTCCAGGTTGTCTGCCTCAGCGTGCATCATCTCACCAGCCTTCTCCGCTCAATTGTACGTTTCGGCAGACTGCCGGACTACCTTCCACGTGGATCGGCCGTCTCCGCCTGCCATAGAGAAGACGAGCCGGGGCATCTCGCGACGCCCCGGCTCGTG is a genomic window containing:
- a CDS encoding type II toxin-antitoxin system RelE/ParE family toxin, encoding MPYIIEFSARARRQFAALPRRTQQRLQPHIDALAENSRPVGVKKMAGGESEYRIRVGSYRVVYEIRDRVLIVYVVAVGDRRDVYRGPR
- a CDS encoding type II toxin-antitoxin system Phd/YefM family antitoxin; amino-acid sequence: MMHAEADNLDDNIPTSDAVLVSTADARNQFGDLINRVAYGREHIVLTRRGKELVAIIPVEELRWMEEFENRRDLELIDRILADPQREPPISLEELEAELAAERAAEQAAARTRE
- a CDS encoding type II toxin-antitoxin system prevent-host-death family antitoxin, producing the protein MDEQQTDREEERQLGTESMSIDELRGQLDAVIDRVVRDWERVVLTRCGEQLVAIIPAEELRWIEEFEDRREAEMAAEAREEAKGQPTIPWEQIKEELGL
- a CDS encoding type II toxin-antitoxin system RelE/ParE family toxin → MKYRVEIDPHARRTFRRLPPQTQDRILRGLNELKEDPRPHGVVKLTDRRGAYRIRVGDYRVVYEIHDRVLLVLVIEIDHRRDVYR